Part of the Bacteroidales bacterium genome is shown below.
CTACCCGGCTTCCGGTGATGGCAAAAATGACCCCAAATATCACAGATATAATTCCGGTGGCTATGGCGGCCAAAGAAGGCGGCGCCGACGCCATTTCAGCCATCAACACCATCAGGGCTATCAGCGAGGTGAATATCGAAAATTACTCGCCAATGCCAAATATTCACGGCCATTCAGCCCCAACCGGTTTTTCCGGACCGGCCGTGAAGCCCATCGCCATGCGCTTTGTTTCCGAATTGTACAATGCCAGGGGGTTGGGACTGCCGGTTAGCGGAATTGGCGGAATAGAAACCTGGATAGATGCACTCCAATTTATACTACTCGGTGCTACAAATCTGCAGGTTACAACTGGAGTAATGCGTTATGGCTACCGCATTGTGGAAGATATGATCGAGGGTTTGAGCGATTACATGATTGACCACCATATCCATTCACTTCGCGAGATTGTAGGAAAAGCCGCTGAGAAAATTGTTGATCCTTCCGAATTCGAAACGCAATACCAGGTTGTTTCGGTAGTGGATCAGGAACGGTGCATTGGATGCGGACAATGCTATATTTCGTGCCAGGATGGGGCTAATCAGGCCATGGAGTTTGATGGTTTTACCAGGAAGGCGAAAGTGAATGAAGAACGATGTGTCGGGTGTATGTTGTGTAAACATGTCTGCCCGGTTTGGGGCTGCATTACGCATAAAGAAGTTGATACTAAAATTGTTAAACACGCTGCAATTTGCTAAAATAATTCAAAAAAAACCATGAAAAATTTATTCATCGCCATCGAAGGCATTGACGGAAGCGGAAAAAGCACGCAAATCAATCTATTAAAGGAAAATCTCCAAAAGGCTGGCCACCACGTTTTTACTACTTTCGAACCAACCGACGGCCCA
Proteins encoded:
- a CDS encoding dTMP kinase, producing the protein MKNLFIAIEGIDGSGKSTQINLLKENLQKAGHHVFTTFEPTDGP
- the preA gene encoding NAD-dependent dihydropyrimidine dehydrogenase subunit PreA, with amino-acid sequence MRKQADLSIEFCGIKFENPFCLSSSPVGNHAEMCARAYDAGWSGIVYKTLNLEKSFKIVMPSPRLNAYHSNDKRFVGLQNAEQISDRSIGDNIKDIIWLKRNYPNKILISSILGYVDKDWSELAKMSEDAGADMIELNFSCPQMAHKFSGHKVGQDYHAVASFTEVVKKSTRLPVMAKMTPNITDIIPVAMAAKEGGADAISAINTIRAISEVNIENYSPMPNIHGHSAPTGFSGPAVKPIAMRFVSELYNARGLGLPVSGIGGIETWIDALQFILLGATNLQVTTGVMRYGYRIVEDMIEGLSDYMIDHHIHSLREIVGKAAEKIVDPSEFETQYQVVSVVDQERCIGCGQCYISCQDGANQAMEFDGFTRKAKVNEERCVGCMLCKHVCPVWGCITHKEVDTKIVKHAAIC